A single region of the Salarchaeum japonicum genome encodes:
- a CDS encoding proton-conducting transporter transmembrane domain-containing protein, with product MTGHSRANDSVQLPETTPSASGVARATTAAVWTLFALSLATAAISVANGAAWRVPGVVAVDGLTAVVWVAVAFFSGIVHSYSRRYMAGDAAIDRLFALTFGFTLAVMVVAAADHVALFAAAWVAMGLTMAELIGHARGWEQAQAAETLTRRYFLASGGALAGALALLAWATGTTTISGILAHAGTLSPEVAWLAILGLFLAAMIQSALFPFHDWLLSSMTAPTPASALMHAGFVNAGGILLARFAPVFADIPTAMAVLVVVGAASALVGQALLLVRPDVKRRLGGSTVAQMGFMILQCGLGFFAAAITHLILHGFYKAYLFLSSGSAVEQTAPVEHSRSGASLPSLVVGLGAAVVGGAVFVALTGKGTEPDSGLVLAGLVALTALHAARDALERANLSPGAALVVLPVIVVVPVAVYGVLFTAVATVLAGVPMTHAPTDLSAVHGIVAAAFLAAYLAVERGWHESSTRLYVALLNLSQPAPETELTTAENYNDA from the coding sequence ATGACCGGACACTCACGCGCGAACGACTCGGTACAGCTCCCGGAGACGACGCCGTCCGCTTCGGGGGTGGCGCGAGCGACGACCGCCGCCGTCTGGACGCTGTTCGCGCTCAGCCTGGCGACGGCCGCCATCTCGGTCGCGAACGGTGCCGCGTGGCGGGTTCCGGGAGTCGTCGCCGTGGACGGCCTGACCGCGGTTGTCTGGGTCGCCGTCGCGTTCTTCAGCGGCATCGTTCACTCCTACTCCCGGCGGTACATGGCCGGGGACGCCGCCATCGACCGGCTCTTCGCGCTGACGTTCGGCTTCACGCTCGCGGTGATGGTCGTCGCCGCCGCCGACCACGTCGCGCTGTTCGCCGCCGCGTGGGTCGCGATGGGACTGACGATGGCCGAACTCATCGGGCACGCCCGCGGCTGGGAGCAGGCGCAGGCCGCCGAGACGCTCACGCGGCGGTACTTCCTCGCGAGCGGCGGCGCGCTCGCCGGCGCGCTCGCGCTCCTCGCGTGGGCGACCGGAACGACCACGATTTCGGGGATTCTCGCACACGCCGGCACGCTCTCGCCCGAAGTCGCCTGGCTCGCCATCCTGGGCCTCTTCCTCGCGGCGATGATTCAGTCCGCGCTGTTCCCCTTCCACGACTGGCTGCTGTCCTCGATGACCGCGCCGACGCCCGCGTCCGCGCTGATGCACGCCGGGTTCGTCAACGCCGGCGGCATCCTCCTCGCGCGCTTCGCGCCCGTGTTCGCCGACATCCCGACCGCGATGGCGGTGCTCGTCGTCGTCGGGGCCGCGAGCGCCCTCGTCGGACAGGCGCTCCTGCTCGTCCGCCCGGACGTGAAGCGCCGGCTCGGCGGCTCCACCGTCGCCCAGATGGGCTTTATGATACTTCAGTGCGGCCTCGGGTTCTTCGCCGCCGCCATCACCCACCTCATCCTCCACGGCTTCTACAAGGCCTACCTGTTCCTCTCCTCCGGGAGCGCGGTCGAACAGACCGCGCCCGTCGAGCACTCCCGGAGCGGCGCGTCGCTCCCGTCGCTCGTCGTCGGCCTCGGGGCCGCGGTGGTCGGCGGCGCGGTGTTCGTCGCGCTCACCGGGAAGGGGACGGAACCGGACTCCGGGCTCGTCCTCGCCGGCCTCGTCGCCCTGACGGCGCTCCACGCGGCCCGCGACGCGCTCGAACGCGCGAACCTCTCCCCGGGCGCGGCGCTCGTCGTCCTCCCTGTCATCGTCGTCGTCCCCGTCGCCGTCTACGGCGTGCTGTTCACCGCCGTCGCGACCGTACTCGCGGGCGTGCCGATGACGCACGCGCCCACCGACCTCTCGGCCGTGCACGGCATCGTCGCCGCCGCCTTCCTCGCCGCGTACCTCGCGGTCGAACGCGGCTGGCACGAATCGAGCACGCGGCTCTACGTCGCCCTCCTGAACCTCTCACAGCCGGCCCCCGAAACCGAACTCACCACCGCGGAGAACTACAATGACGCGTGA
- a CDS encoding Lrp/AsnC family transcriptional regulator, which translates to MTEYELDDIDREIIYALQEDARNLSSAEIADRTDASSSTVRKRIQRLESEGVIKGYSANVDYQKSGYPLRMLLFCTAPIPKRGERIQDILDIPGVVSVQELVTGEENLLVTVVGETDEDITTVANALLDMELTVSDEVLVRSHETTPFDDLTRERAASDE; encoded by the coding sequence ATGACCGAGTACGAGCTCGACGATATCGACCGAGAGATCATCTACGCGCTCCAGGAGGACGCTCGCAACCTCTCGTCCGCCGAAATCGCCGACCGTACTGACGCGTCGTCGAGCACGGTGCGAAAGCGCATCCAGCGCCTCGAATCCGAGGGCGTCATCAAGGGGTACAGCGCGAACGTGGACTACCAGAAGTCGGGGTATCCGCTCCGGATGCTCCTGTTCTGCACGGCCCCGATTCCGAAGCGCGGCGAGCGCATCCAGGACATTCTCGACATTCCGGGCGTCGTGTCGGTGCAGGAGTTGGTCACGGGCGAGGAGAACCTGCTCGTGACGGTCGTCGGGGAGACCGACGAGGACATCACGACGGTCGCGAACGCCCTCCTCGACATGGAGTTGACCGTCTCGGACGAGGTGCTCGTGCGGAGTCACGAGACGACGCCGTTCGACGACCTCACCCGGGAGCGCGCGGCGAGCGACGAGTAA
- a CDS encoding carbonic anhydrase: protein MDTLAALLAGNDGHVAAFRDRFDDVQDVQRPEAVTVCCSDSRVLQDHMWGNDRPGRVFTCSNIGNRVVQRTGAGTVVSGDVLYPLEHAGTDLAVVVGHSGCGAVTATYDAITTDVVSEPPGIRHCIGLLRPELEPCIERLPDGRGRADTVNDLVECNVDRQVRALRESEDVPDGTTVAGVVYDFQDAYDGERGELHVVNVDGERDPSVLRERHPDLAGRVQRRVTH, encoded by the coding sequence ATGGACACGCTCGCCGCGCTGCTCGCCGGGAACGACGGGCACGTCGCCGCGTTCCGCGACCGGTTCGACGACGTGCAGGACGTGCAGCGTCCCGAGGCGGTGACGGTCTGTTGTTCGGACTCCCGCGTCCTCCAAGACCACATGTGGGGGAACGACCGACCGGGCCGCGTGTTCACGTGTTCGAACATCGGGAACCGGGTCGTCCAGCGCACCGGCGCGGGCACGGTCGTCTCCGGGGACGTGCTCTACCCGCTCGAACACGCCGGCACCGATCTCGCCGTCGTCGTCGGGCACTCGGGGTGCGGCGCGGTCACCGCCACCTACGACGCCATCACGACCGATGTCGTCAGCGAACCGCCCGGTATCCGACACTGCATCGGCCTCCTGCGGCCCGAACTCGAACCCTGCATCGAGCGCCTGCCGGACGGCCGCGGGCGCGCGGACACGGTGAACGACCTCGTGGAGTGCAACGTCGACCGGCAGGTGCGCGCGCTCCGCGAGAGCGAGGACGTGCCGGACGGCACGACCGTCGCGGGCGTCGTCTACGACTTCCAGGACGCCTACGACGGCGAGCGCGGCGAACTGCACGTGGTCAACGTGGACGGCGAGCGCGACCCATCGGTGCTCCGCGAGCGACATCCCGACCTCGCGGGGCGCGTCCAGCGCCGCGTCACGCACTGA
- a CDS encoding cold-shock protein, whose product MASGKVDFFNDTGGYGFIETEDEDEDVFFHMEDVGGPDLEEGTEVEFEIEDAPKGPRAKNVTRL is encoded by the coding sequence ATGGCAAGCGGAAAAGTTGATTTCTTCAACGACACTGGCGGCTACGGATTCATCGAGACTGAGGACGAGGACGAGGACGTGTTCTTCCACATGGAAGACGTCGGCGGCCCGGACCTCGAAGAAGGCACTGAGGTCGAGTTCGAGATCGAGGACGCCCCCAAGGGCCCCCGCGCGAAGAACGTCACCCGCCTCTAA
- a CDS encoding geranylgeranylglycerol-phosphate geranylgeranyltransferase: MSSTVRGAVELTRPGNVVAAGVLTFVGAFVAGGAADYPLHTAAAVAATMLAIAAGNAINDYFDRDIDAINQPDRPIPRGAVSPRGALAFSLALFGGAIVCALVLPVLAIAIAGVNLVALLVYTEYLKGLPGAGNFVVAYLVGSTFLFGAAAVGDVAAGAVLCALAALSTFTREVVKDVEDIAGDREEGLNTLPIAVGERRALVVAALSLVVAVLASPLPYLWEVFGAPYLAVVAVADLVMLYAAYESFSDPTRGQFLLKYGMFLAVVAFLVGRAAAL; the protein is encoded by the coding sequence ATGTCGAGCACGGTTCGTGGCGCCGTCGAACTGACGCGTCCCGGGAACGTCGTCGCCGCGGGCGTGCTGACGTTCGTCGGCGCGTTCGTCGCGGGCGGCGCGGCCGACTACCCCCTCCACACGGCGGCCGCCGTCGCGGCGACGATGCTCGCTATCGCGGCGGGGAACGCCATCAACGACTACTTCGACCGCGACATCGACGCCATCAATCAGCCCGACCGCCCGATCCCCCGGGGCGCGGTGTCGCCGCGGGGCGCGCTCGCGTTCAGCCTCGCGCTGTTCGGCGGCGCAATCGTGTGCGCGCTCGTCCTCCCCGTCCTCGCCATCGCCATCGCGGGCGTGAACCTCGTCGCGCTCCTCGTCTACACGGAGTACCTGAAGGGCCTCCCGGGCGCGGGGAACTTCGTCGTCGCCTACCTCGTCGGGAGCACGTTCCTCTTCGGCGCGGCCGCCGTCGGCGACGTGGCCGCCGGAGCCGTCCTGTGCGCGCTCGCCGCGCTCTCCACGTTCACGCGCGAGGTCGTGAAGGACGTGGAGGACATCGCGGGCGACCGCGAGGAAGGCCTGAACACGCTCCCGATAGCCGTCGGGGAGCGCCGCGCGCTCGTCGTCGCCGCGCTCTCGCTCGTCGTCGCCGTCCTCGCAAGCCCCCTCCCCTACCTCTGGGAGGTCTTCGGCGCGCCCTACCTCGCCGTCGTCGCCGTCGCCGACCTCGTGATGCTGTACGCCGCCTACGAGTCCTTCAGCGACCCGACACGCGGTCAGTTCCTCCTCAAGTACGGGATGTTCCTCGCCGTCGTCGCCTTCCTCGTCGGCCGCGCCGCCGCCCTCTGA
- a CDS encoding CoA-binding protein has translation MPVESDDELREILQAETIAVVGCSSTPGKAAHDIPKYLADHGYEVIPVNPYADEILGKPAYDSLDDVAEDIDLVDVFRPGDEAPGIVERAIARDDVTTVWLQLDITSDEAAEMAEDAGLRFVQDKCMKVEHRRLLG, from the coding sequence ATGCCCGTCGAGAGCGACGACGAACTCCGCGAGATACTCCAGGCAGAGACCATCGCCGTCGTCGGGTGTTCGAGCACGCCCGGCAAGGCCGCCCACGACATCCCGAAATACCTCGCAGACCACGGGTACGAGGTCATCCCGGTCAACCCCTACGCCGACGAAATCCTCGGCAAACCGGCCTACGACTCCCTCGACGACGTGGCGGAAGACATCGACCTCGTGGACGTGTTCCGCCCCGGCGACGAAGCTCCCGGAATCGTCGAGCGAGCGATCGCCCGCGACGACGTGACAACCGTCTGGCTCCAGCTCGACATCACCAGCGACGAGGCGGCCGAGATGGCGGAAGACGCCGGCCTCCGCTTCGTCCAGGACAAGTGCATGAAAGTCGAACACCGGCGGCTCCTCGGCTAG
- a CDS encoding PLP-dependent cysteine synthase family protein encodes MTTHREPLDSVLDTVGETPLVRVHESPDEAPVYAKLESFNPGASVKDRIGKYMLEQMLERGDLAPGGTVIEPTAGNTGIGFAVAARQLDLDAVFVVPERFSVEKQTLMRALGAEVINTPTEDGMERAIERAHELAGELENAAVPQQFSNPLNAEAHYETTGPEIHDALDGEVGAIVAGCGTAGTLMGTARYLRDQNSDTYVVAVEPEGSLYARLEGDHVEEDEYKTEGIGTHNPATNELFDPEFVDDVIQVSDEAAHHELKRLASEEGHLVASSAGAASVAACQVADDIADGVIDAPHDTVATIFPDSSERYLSKDIYGTYAEWEG; translated from the coding sequence ATGACGACGCACCGCGAACCCCTCGATTCGGTTCTCGACACGGTGGGGGAGACACCGCTGGTTCGCGTGCACGAGTCGCCCGACGAGGCGCCCGTGTACGCGAAACTGGAGTCGTTCAATCCCGGCGCGAGCGTGAAAGACCGCATCGGGAAGTACATGCTCGAACAGATGCTCGAACGCGGCGACCTCGCGCCCGGCGGCACGGTCATCGAACCCACGGCCGGGAACACCGGTATCGGGTTCGCGGTCGCCGCCCGCCAGCTCGATCTGGACGCGGTGTTCGTCGTGCCCGAGCGGTTCAGCGTGGAGAAACAGACGTTGATGCGCGCGCTCGGCGCTGAGGTCATCAACACGCCCACCGAGGACGGGATGGAGCGCGCCATCGAGCGCGCGCACGAACTCGCGGGCGAACTCGAAAACGCCGCCGTCCCCCAGCAGTTCTCCAACCCATTGAACGCGGAGGCGCACTACGAGACGACCGGCCCCGAGATTCACGACGCGCTCGACGGCGAGGTCGGCGCAATCGTCGCCGGCTGCGGCACCGCGGGCACCCTCATGGGAACCGCGCGCTACCTCCGCGACCAGAACTCCGACACGTACGTCGTCGCCGTCGAACCCGAGGGCTCGCTCTACGCGCGCCTCGAAGGCGACCACGTCGAGGAGGACGAGTACAAGACCGAGGGCATCGGCACGCACAACCCCGCGACGAACGAACTGTTCGACCCCGAGTTCGTGGACGACGTGATTCAGGTCTCCGACGAGGCCGCCCACCACGAACTCAAACGCCTCGCTAGCGAGGAAGGCCACCTCGTCGCGTCCAGCGCCGGCGCGGCCAGCGTCGCCGCCTGCCAGGTCGCCGACGACATCGCCGACGGCGTCATTGACGCCCCCCACGACACCGTCGCCACCATCTTCCCCGACTCCAGCGAGCGCTACCTCTCCAAGGACATCTACGGAACCTACGCCGAGTGGGAAGGCTGA
- a CDS encoding DUF5798 family protein yields MGLGGTAKKVQKLADVADSLQARVKSIREDVEQTQETVIDTNERVEALEREVARQGEVLDAIATELDVDTGESDGDDNA; encoded by the coding sequence ATGGGACTCGGAGGAACGGCGAAGAAGGTGCAGAAGCTCGCGGACGTGGCCGACTCGCTGCAGGCGCGCGTCAAGTCCATCCGCGAGGACGTCGAACAGACCCAGGAGACCGTCATCGACACGAACGAACGCGTGGAGGCGCTCGAACGCGAGGTCGCGCGACAGGGCGAAGTCCTCGACGCCATCGCCACCGAACTCGACGTGGATACGGGCGAGTCGGACGGCGATGACAACGCCTAA
- a CDS encoding mechanosensitive ion channel family protein yields MMVEPLPFLDDAIPQYALAVTQLLYFVVAFLAVYLVGRLTVVPLVDRALKARDLDAHSRKPLKRLVRIVIVFVGFGVAFGFAGYGNFLTSLATIAAAATLAIGLAMQDVLQNFVAGVFIYTDKPFRIDDWIEWDNGTYSGVVEDISLRVTRVRTFDNELLTVPNSQLTDGVIKNPVAKNKLRLQFLFGIGYDDDIEKATDIIVEEAEKHDGIMDDPGVTVRLTELGDSYVGLKSRFWIQNPSRADFVKTRGEYVTAVKERFDEEGIDIPYPTRTLDGELQVQGDEIAGFGDE; encoded by the coding sequence CTGATGGTCGAACCGCTCCCGTTCCTCGACGACGCCATCCCCCAGTACGCGCTCGCCGTCACCCAACTCCTCTACTTCGTGGTGGCCTTCCTCGCGGTCTACCTCGTCGGCCGCCTCACCGTCGTCCCGCTCGTCGACCGCGCGCTCAAAGCCCGCGACCTCGACGCGCACTCCCGGAAACCCCTGAAGCGCCTCGTGCGCATCGTCATCGTGTTCGTCGGGTTCGGCGTCGCGTTCGGGTTCGCGGGCTACGGGAACTTCCTCACCAGCCTCGCGACCATCGCCGCCGCCGCGACGCTCGCCATCGGCCTCGCGATGCAGGACGTCCTCCAGAACTTCGTCGCCGGCGTCTTCATCTACACGGACAAGCCGTTCCGCATCGACGACTGGATCGAGTGGGACAACGGCACGTACTCCGGCGTCGTGGAGGACATCAGCCTCCGCGTCACTCGCGTGCGCACGTTCGACAACGAACTCCTCACCGTCCCGAACTCCCAGTTGACCGACGGCGTCATCAAGAACCCCGTCGCGAAGAATAAACTCCGCCTCCAGTTCCTCTTCGGCATCGGCTACGACGACGACATCGAGAAAGCCACGGACATCATCGTCGAGGAAGCCGAGAAACACGACGGCATCATGGACGACCCCGGCGTCACCGTCCGCCTCACCGAACTCGGCGACTCCTACGTCGGCCTCAAGAGCCGGTTCTGGATTCAGAACCCCTCGCGCGCCGACTTCGTGAAGACCCGCGGCGAGTACGTCACCGCCGTGAAGGAGCGCTTCGACGAGGAAGGCATCGACATCCCCTACCCGACCCGCACCCTCGACGGCGAACTCCAGGTGCAGGGCGACGAAATCGCCGGGTTCGGCGACGAGTAA
- a CDS encoding YhbY family RNA-binding protein: protein MTTEELKTKAHNADVTVWVGKEGVESVVDELKNQLDTRDVVKVKFLRSSRGGTDTEELADDLADRASADLVRTRGNTAVYH from the coding sequence ATGACCACAGAGGAACTCAAGACGAAGGCGCACAACGCCGACGTGACGGTGTGGGTCGGAAAGGAGGGTGTGGAGTCGGTCGTGGACGAACTCAAAAACCAGCTCGACACCCGCGACGTGGTGAAGGTGAAGTTCCTCCGCTCGTCGCGCGGCGGCACCGACACCGAGGAACTCGCCGACGACCTCGCTGACCGCGCGAGCGCCGACCTCGTCAGGACTCGCGGGAACACGGCGGTGTACCACTGA
- a CDS encoding ribonuclease P protein component 4, whose protein sequence is MKIAAERIERLGLLAKEAAAAGDAERARTYVRRARRIAERHRLSLPRKLKRFSCDSCDSYLIPGRNARVRTQDGHVVVTCDCGAHARYPYD, encoded by the coding sequence ATGAAGATAGCGGCGGAGCGAATCGAGCGCCTGGGGCTGCTCGCGAAGGAGGCGGCCGCGGCGGGCGACGCGGAGCGCGCGCGGACGTACGTGCGGCGGGCGCGTCGCATCGCGGAGCGCCACCGCCTCTCGCTCCCGCGGAAGCTCAAGCGTTTTTCCTGTGATTCCTGTGATTCCTACCTGATTCCGGGGCGGAACGCGCGGGTTCGCACGCAGGACGGGCACGTGGTGGTGACGTGTGACTGCGGGGCGCACGCGCGGTATCCGTACGACTGA
- a CDS encoding outer membrane protein assembly factor BamB family protein encodes MNRREFLTTGIVAGVAASAGCASSTEPAPVRTGDAVPGWRMYGRDPARTYTAPVKGNRPESTPLWSKYGDRESTLEDPVMTTDTAYVAYGPDSEYRETSYIEALDLETGRRNWRTPLDANRIGTPLVAPDANRVFVNAAPRTGDTGVLYALDAQSGAIVATRTVDDAGVGPILRTQNGILSCRDRGTVAVRRYDSATLRKSWSRSEISRIPTASTDTVYLATTDRTLDALNAATGEREWTVDMGPTRIPPVLTEYGIHVLVNKSVQTYAADGTLRRTIGLDPKITEWRVWHPIVTASSLVLNVYSLSESADSIISIPHHGEDIRWSTVYDGGAITRIGLGGDFVADLRKGGTYAHQLVNAESGVEKRFGEIQSPVAATGDHLLAGDQTELIAYRWGTPSN; translated from the coding sequence ATGAACCGGCGCGAGTTCCTCACGACCGGAATCGTAGCCGGTGTCGCGGCGTCCGCGGGCTGTGCGAGTTCGACGGAGCCGGCCCCAGTGCGCACGGGCGACGCCGTTCCCGGCTGGCGGATGTACGGCCGCGACCCCGCCAGAACGTACACCGCGCCCGTGAAAGGAAACCGGCCGGAGTCGACGCCGCTCTGGTCGAAGTACGGCGACCGGGAGAGTACCCTGGAAGACCCGGTGATGACGACCGACACGGCCTACGTCGCGTACGGCCCGGATTCCGAGTACCGGGAAACCAGCTACATCGAAGCACTCGACCTCGAAACCGGCCGGCGGAACTGGCGGACGCCACTCGACGCGAACCGAATCGGCACGCCGCTCGTCGCCCCCGACGCGAATCGCGTGTTCGTCAACGCCGCGCCGCGAACGGGTGACACAGGCGTACTCTACGCACTGGACGCGCAGTCGGGAGCCATCGTTGCAACGCGAACGGTCGACGACGCTGGTGTCGGGCCGATACTCCGCACGCAGAACGGTATTCTCAGCTGTCGCGACCGTGGAACGGTGGCAGTTCGGAGATACGATTCGGCCACCCTGCGAAAGAGCTGGTCGCGCTCGGAGATATCTCGAATCCCAACGGCGAGCACTGATACGGTTTATCTGGCAACAACTGACCGAACACTCGACGCGCTTAATGCAGCGACAGGAGAACGTGAATGGACAGTAGATATGGGCCCGACGCGGATACCACCCGTTCTCACCGAGTACGGGATTCACGTATTAGTGAACAAGAGCGTACAGACGTATGCGGCCGATGGCACACTGAGACGGACGATAGGCCTCGACCCGAAAATCACCGAGTGGCGAGTGTGGCATCCAATCGTCACGGCTTCTTCGCTCGTACTAAACGTCTACAGTTTGTCTGAATCTGCGGACAGTATTATTTCGATTCCCCATCACGGAGAGGATATCCGGTGGAGTACAGTCTATGACGGAGGCGCAATAACTCGCATTGGGCTTGGAGGCGATTTCGTCGCTGACCTCCGTAAAGGCGGAACGTATGCGCACCAGTTAGTCAACGCCGAATCGGGTGTCGAAAAACGATTCGGTGAGATTCAATCACCCGTCGCCGCAACAGGAGACCACCTCCTCGCGGGAGACCAAACCGAACTTATCGCATATCGATGGGGAACCCCGTCTAATTAG
- a CDS encoding glycosyltransferase family 4 protein: MRVLNYLELEDRLRGGIVTATRQQRAALADTDVEVVTTPWQGGTPFAAGKARLTGAPFFREYDVAHCNTIGPGSLAVARHAKRNDIPLILHAHTTAEDFADSFRFSTQAAPALKRYLKWFYSQADRVLVPSQYTKDLLDSYPVDAPIQTITNGVDAASLEGYESFREETRERFDIDDLVVFSVGEVIERKGLTTFCRVAQDTDFDFAWFGPYESGPQASKTTKRWVEDPPENVTFTGYMDDKRAAFGAGDIYMFPAKVENQGIAVLEAMACGKPVVLRDIDVFDEFFTDGEDCLKAETDAEFADALERLRDDPDLRERLGEGARDTAAEHSLDVVGDRLTDVYREVAGKGDAL, translated from the coding sequence ATGCGCGTCCTCAACTACCTCGAACTGGAAGACCGCCTCCGCGGCGGTATCGTCACCGCGACTCGCCAGCAGCGCGCGGCGCTCGCGGACACCGACGTCGAGGTCGTCACGACGCCCTGGCAGGGCGGCACGCCGTTCGCGGCGGGGAAAGCCCGACTCACGGGCGCGCCGTTCTTCCGCGAGTACGACGTGGCGCACTGCAACACCATCGGCCCGGGGTCGCTCGCGGTCGCGCGCCACGCGAAGCGCAACGACATCCCACTGATTCTGCACGCGCACACGACCGCCGAGGACTTCGCGGACTCCTTCCGCTTCTCGACGCAGGCCGCGCCCGCCCTCAAGCGCTACCTCAAGTGGTTCTACTCGCAGGCCGACCGCGTGCTCGTCCCGAGTCAGTACACGAAAGACCTCCTCGACTCCTATCCCGTGGACGCGCCCATCCAGACCATCACGAACGGCGTGGACGCCGCGAGTCTGGAGGGGTATGAGTCGTTCCGTGAGGAGACCCGGGAGCGCTTCGACATCGACGACCTCGTCGTGTTTTCGGTGGGTGAGGTCATCGAGCGCAAGGGCCTCACCACCTTTTGCCGGGTCGCCCAGGACACCGACTTCGACTTCGCGTGGTTCGGGCCCTACGAGTCCGGGCCGCAGGCGTCGAAGACGACGAAGCGCTGGGTCGAAGACCCGCCCGAGAACGTGACGTTCACGGGCTACATGGACGACAAGCGCGCGGCGTTCGGCGCGGGCGACATCTACATGTTCCCCGCGAAGGTCGAGAACCAGGGTATCGCCGTCCTCGAAGCGATGGCGTGCGGGAAACCGGTCGTCCTCCGCGACATCGACGTGTTCGACGAGTTCTTCACGGACGGCGAGGACTGCCTGAAAGCCGAGACGGACGCCGAGTTCGCGGACGCGCTCGAACGCCTCCGCGACGACCCAGACCTCCGCGAGCGCCTCGGCGAGGGCGCGCGCGACACCGCGGCCGAGCACAGCCTCGACGTGGTCGGCGACCGCCTCACGGACGTGTACCGCGAGGTCGCGGGGAAAGGAGACGCCCTATAA